A DNA window from Drosophila pseudoobscura strain MV-25-SWS-2005 chromosome 2, UCI_Dpse_MV25, whole genome shotgun sequence contains the following coding sequences:
- the Doa gene encoding serine/threonine-protein kinase Doa isoform X11, whose protein sequence is MPVDRYAGDNWIVEEYFVDHTDDYLTAKPVIQDDADGHLIYHTGDILHHRYKIMATLGEGTFGRVVKVKDMERDYCMALKIIKNVEKYREAAKLEINALEKIAQKDPHCDHLCVKMVDWFDYHGHMCIVFEMLGLSVFDFLRENNYEPYPLDQVRHMAYQLCYSVKFLHDNRLTHTDLKPENILFVDSDYSAHYNHKINREVRRVKNTDVRLIDFGSATFDHEHHSTIVSTRHYRAPEVILELGWSQPCDVWSIGCILFELYLGITLFQTHDNREHLAMMERILGQIPYRMARKTKTKYFYHGKLDWDEKSSAGRYVRDHCKPLFLCQLSDSEDHCELFGLIKKMLEYEPSSRITLGEALRHPFFDRLPPHQRVGEMSSKQPLSSGSSSRERSHSLSR, encoded by the exons ACAGCCAAGCCCGTCATCCAAGATGATGCTGATGGTCACTTAATTTACCACACCGGAGACATTCTCCACCACAGAT ATAAGATCATGGCCACACTCGGCGAGGGCACTTTCGGACGTGTGGTCAAAGTCAAAGACATGGAGCG TGATTACTGCATGGCCTTAAAGATTATCAAGAATGTGGAAAAGTATCGCGAAGCTGCCAAGCTGGAGATCAACGCCTTGGAGAAGATTGCACAAAAGGATCCGCATTGTGATCA CTTGTGCGTGAAAATGGTTGACTGGTTTGATTACCATGGACATATGTGCATAGTTTTTGAGATGTTGGGTCTAAGTGTTTTCGATTTTTTG cGAGAGAACAACTATGAGCCATACCCGCTGGACCAAGTGCGCCACATGGCCTATCAATTATGCTATTCTGTGAAATTTTTACATGACAATCGTTTAACGCACACAGATCTCAAGCCGGAGAACATATTGTTTGTCGACTCGGATTACTCGGCTCACTATAACCATAAGATT AACCGGGAGGTTCGACGTGTCAAGAACACGGACGTTCGTCTGATTGACTTCGGTTCGGCCACCTTCGATCATGAGCACCACAGCACAATTGTCTCGACGCGACACTATCGCGCGCCCGAAGTCATACTGGAGCTGGGCTGGTCACAGCCATGCGATGTCTGGTCCATTGG CTGCATCTTGTTTGAGCTATATCTGGGAATCACACTCTTCCAAACGCACGACAATCGCGAGCATCTGGCCATGATGGAGCGCATCTTGGGACAAATACCATATCGCATGGCACG caaaaccaaaacaaagtACTTCTACCACGGTAAGTTGGATTGGGATGAGAAGTCCAGTGCGGGACGCTATGTGCGCGACCACTGCAAGCCGTTGTTCCTGTGCCAACTGAGCGACAGCGAGGACCACTGCGAGCTGTTTGGCTTGATCAAGAAGATGCTGGAGTATGAGCCATCATCCCGCATCACGTTAG GTGAGGCCCTACGCCATCCCTTCTTTGACCGGCTGCCACCGCACCAGCGGGTTGGTGAAATGAGCAGCAAGCAGCCCCTCTCgtcgggcagcagcagccgcgaGCGATCGCACAGTCTGTCCAGATGA
- the LOC6897309 gene encoding uncharacterized protein: MPKTPFSPNRMLMTKDEKLKFSKPSTRMQFKSSSSESSSDTSYSTSASLQSSVISEKLGAQNEHYMLERKVASVEPSIYGNMVEPIIEDNELEPIACSKKPSVCRESVEFQMDDTLLDPQPSSSKTAKDFCHISSPWLIGDSQLKATDNLPHIKEHSSRTKANKMVQKIVTKTKANKMINTAQKRRKAARPDNVKKSRDIIQRLDKRLEAIQSALQSMIRFSVDDQPQPAVVPCNASKRNPENLPEVARNALLAFEETLVQEFFDVVSQVFSVNTRLFTCLVVLLLISVVLWFYKEEVWGPSTEEARYQAKMRKSGPLLKCLIFLLRQLNVPIF; this comes from the exons ATGCCGAAAACGCCTTTTTCCCCTAACCGGAT GCTCATGACAAAAGATGAAAAACTGAAATTCTCGAAGCCTTCGACACGGATGCAATTCAAATCATCATCTTCAGAATCAAGCAGCGACACTTCATACAGCACGTCGGCATCCTTGCAGTCATCGGTCATTAGTGAGAAGTTAGGGGCCCAGAACGAACATTACATGTTGGAACGAAAAGTTGCCTCTGTAGAGCCATCGATCTACGGAAACATGGTCGAGCCTATTATCGAAGACAACGAGCTAGAACCTATAGCATGTTCAAAAAAGCCATCGGTCTGTAGGGAAAGCGTCGAGTTTCAAATGGATGATACTTTGTTGGATCCTCAGCCGTCGTCGTCAAAGACGGCCAAGGACTTCTGCCACATAAGCTCCCCATGGCTTATCGGCGACTCTCAGCTGAAGGCCACCGACAACCTCCCACACATAAAGGAGCATAGTAGCAGAACGAAGGCGAACAAAATGGTGCAGAAGATAGTGACGAAGACGAAAGCGAATAAAATGATAAACACGGCCCAGAAACGCAGAAAAGCAGCTCGCCCAGATAATGTTAAAAAATCACGCGACATTATCCAGCGTCTAGATAAGCGGCTGGAGGCAATCCAGTCAGCCCTTCAATCTATGATCCGTTTCTCAGTTGATGatcagccacagccagcagTGGTTCCGTGTAATGCTTCTAAAAGAAATCCCGAAAATTTACCTGAGGTTGCCCGAAACGCCCTTCTTGCCTTTGAGGAAACTCTCGTCCAGGAATTTTTTGACGTAGTTTCACAGGTGTTCAGCGTGAACACACGTCTTTTCACATGTCTCGTGGTGCTGCTCCTGATCAGTGTTGTCTTGTGGTTTTACAAGGAAGAAGTCTGGGGGCCCAGCACGGAGGAAGCTCGCTACCAGGCCAAAATGCGCAAGTCGGGTCCGTTACTTAAGTGCTTGATCTTTTTGCTGCGGCAACTCAATGTCCCAATCTTCTAG
- the sba gene encoding mucin-12 isoform X7: MPTSTPTPTTVMQTSQALAGIGIAIGGSATGAGAGVGVPKRSAGGHVIKQPPAAAAATAPSSLPLPVTLPPPAAAQLLQQQQQQQQPNFKDDPAGYLQQQTVLLHNTLGGGLDTGAKTVTVSARALPQEPIVHSSQQQQQQQQQQQLQQLQMQRQRIRRLSVFGGKWEAESVGSNANASSNGSPGQRTLQVDTQAFARPQKPQITSVTVVPPPQESPVSSSAAVLQDAVEKRPEQVGAISTSHESPRQSLSSPTDSLLDSGKSTPSPSPKPQHQHHQQPPQILQMRTQAQGQVTAAAPQLRVMRQQQNQSLAGQRLTVASSNAVATMTRSIVTTTAGTGITGRPITTLSSSQAGMAQLQAMAGQMAGATNGGGQLIMTSSGQLLVIPGPQHSKQGNPHLQQHHHRAGIIQQQHQELHPQPGGGYIVSQPSPVGAATSSSGSSNTVILNSGGKLLHHQIITSQAGQGAGGGAGGAAGGQTVLLNTLANGGYIVHQQQQHHHHHHPHQQQQQQQHVEQVLTMPHPGALPSQGQTLIITSPEAKRRPRKRKSSVCHTPPPASGGSPAKTHSPQISPSIPSQAPALLHQQAAAAAAAAAAPQFQQQFQLSPGIQGIVVNKANAAAPQQTQQLLLQNGQILQQVNLIGQQLLMPAGLVMAPDATLLQIQNMPTTSLMTPQGPVMLRTPSPQSKPSFISPGAGGQQYIVGANGQLSPIGQIYSTPMGLVMPTGQQGGGSTFVQASPTTTTIQIQQQQQPSQQQQQQQAQQISLQQAQGTTYLTTDSSMGRQGTAASPPDTTTCSPRSPERPPSHRSTGSDMVQCVSSSEPDAAVSPQSVESRQSPSSTDCERSFGNSSSTSNLFTQPSGMYKHSEPKIRRIHITSQAAPENGMSLMGQGMRLASSSSRSNTTSASMPMSMSITSSSSSSSSAGATHVAGGQSQGHRPLMHLRQSPVGQHNNNNSHHNNNNSNTTFLHSHKVVNIDYQESPSTTQPLSAAAATAAAASPGATSSTTMPEAKTKTTPTKRSRRPQRGSGRGTCHTTTATPLMPPRSFAIGELIWGPARGHPAWPGKIVKMPDGVCTPSQQFDHVWVQWFGGGGRSTSELIPVNSLQSLSEGLEAHHKAQKDTRKSRKLNSQLERAIQEAMTELDNISASSTPTSVATAAAASSSSSAASPPAAGPAASAASAAAAVIQPSPPQPSSTNNKINGLARSKRQQASTSGANSMVLTASTAATLSGLFNQQQQQQQQRAKPIRIAPAPPSASVGMGTAGATVTAVTASGGSELAPGGRTEILKLAK; this comes from the exons ATGCCCACatccacgcccacgcccacgacTGTAATGCAAACTAGTCAAGCATTAGCCGGAATAGGAATAGCAATAGGAGGATCtgcaactggagctggagctggagttggagtccCGAAGCGCTCAGCCGGAGGACATGTGATAAAgcagccgccagcagcagcagcagcaacagcaccttCTTCCCTGCCTCTACCCGTGACGCTGCCTCCACCCGCTGCAGCGCAactgctgcaacagcaacagcagcagcagcagcccaactTCAAGGACGACCCCGCCGGatacctgcagcagcagacagtCCTGCTGCACAATACGCTGGGCGGGGGCCTAGACACGGGGGCCAAGACCGTGACTGTGTCGGCCAGAGCCCTGCCCCAGGAGCCCATCGTGCACAgttcccagcagcagcaacagcagcaacagcagcagcagcttcagcaaCTGCAGATGCAGCGCCAGAGGATACGACGGCTGTCGGTCTTTGGCGGCAAGTGGGAAGCGGAATCAGTGGGAAGCAATGCCAACGCCTCCTCCAATGGAAGTCCCGGACAGCGCACACTGCAGGTGGACACGCAGGCCTTTGCGCGGCCACAGAAGCCACAGATTACCAGCGTCACGGTGGTGCCACCGCCCCAGGAGTCGCCCGTCTCGAGCAGTGCGGCAGTGCTGCAGGACGCTGTGGAGAAGCGGCCCGAGCAAGTGGGAGCCATCTCCACCAGCCACGAGAGTCCCAGGCAGAGCTTGTCCTCGCCCACGGACTCGCTGCTGGATTCGGGCAAGAGCACGCCCTCGCCATCACCAAAGCCGCAACAccagcatcatcagcagccCCCGCAGATCCTGCAGATGCGTACCCAGGCACAGGGACAGGTTACCGCTGCCGCTCCCCAGTTGCGTGTGAtgcgccagcagcagaaccagtCCCTCGCCGGACAGAGGCTGACTGTGGCCAGCAGCAATGCAGTGGCCACGATGACACGCAGCATTGTGACCACCACGGCGGGCACTGGGATCACGGGGCGACCGATCACCACGCTGAGCAGCTCCCAGGCCGGAATGGCGCAGCTCCAGGCGATGGCCGGCCAAATGGCCGGCGCCACGAATGGCGGGGGTCAGCTGATAATGACCTCCTCCGGCCAGCTGCTGGTCATCCCAGGGCCGCAGCACAGTAAGCAGGGGAATCcgcatctgcagcagcatcaccaccGCGCGGGCatcatccagcagcagcaccaggagctGCACCCGCAGCCGGGAGGCGGCTACATTGTGAGCCAGCCCTCGCCGGTGGGGGCAGCCACCtcgagcagcggcagcagcaacacggTGATACTCAACTCCGGGGGCAAGCTGCTGCACCACCAGATCATCACCTCGCAGGCGGGAcagggggcaggaggaggcgcAGGCGGAGCAGCCGGTGGCCAGACAGTGCTGCTCAACACGCTTGCCAACGGCGGCTACATTgtccatcagcagcagcagcatcatcatcatcatcatccacatcaacaacaacagcagcaacagcacgtGGAGCAGGTGCTGACCATGCCTCATCCAGGGGCGCTGCCGTCGCAGGGTCAGACGCTGATCATCACCTCGCCGGAGGCCAAACGGAGGCCGCGCAAGCGCAAGAGTTCCGTGTGCCACACGCCGCCACCGGCGAGTGGTGGATCCCCCGCCAAGACGCACTCCCCCCAGATCTCGCCCAGCATCCCCAGCCAGGCGCCCGCCCTGCTCCATcagcaggcggcggcggcggcagcagcagctgctgcaccaCAGTTCCAGCAGCAGTTCCAGCTGAGTCCCGGCATCCAGGGCATCGTGGTGAACAAGGCCAATGCCGCGGCTCCGCAACAgacgcagcagctgctgctgcagaacgGCCAGATCCTGCAGCAGGTGAACCTCAtcgggcagcagctgctgatgcCCGCGGGCCTGGTGATGGCCCCAGACGCCACCCTGCTGCAGATCCAGAACATGCCCACAACCAGCCTGATGACGCCCCAGGGGCCCGTGATGCTGCGCACTCCGTCGCCCCAGAGCAAGCCCTCCTTCATCTCGCCCGGCGCCGGCGGCCAGCAGTACATTGTGGGGGCCAACGGGCAGCTGAGTCCCATTGGACAGATCTACTCCACGCCCATGGGCCTGGTGATGCCGACGGGCCAGCAGGGTGGCGGCTCCACCTTCGTGCAGGCGAGTCCCACGACGACGACCATCcagatccagcagcagcagcagccatcacagcaacagcagcagcagcaggcacagcagATCAGTCTGCAGCAGGCCCAGGGCACCACCTATCTGACGACGGACTCCTCGATGGGTCGCCAGGGAACGGCGGCCAGTCCGCCGGACACCACCACATGCAGTCCCCGGAGCCCTGAGCGACCTCCCAGCCATCGGAGCACTGGCAGTGATATG GTGCAATGCGTCTCCAGCTCGGAACCGGATGCCGCTGTCTCGCCGCAGAGTGTCGAGAGTCGGCAGTCGCCATCTTCCACAGACTGTGAGAGGA GCttcggcaacagcagcagcaccagcaatcTCTTCACGCAGCCGAGTGGGATGTACAAGCATTCGGAGCCGAAGATTCGACGGATACACATCACATCGCAGGCGGCGCCCGAGAACGGGATGAGCCTGATGGGCCAAGGTATGCGActggccagctccagctctcgTTCGAACACCACATCTGCCTCCatgcccatgtccatgtccatcacatcgtcatcgtcgtcttcgtcgtcCGCTGGCGCCACTCATGTGGCGggaggccagagccagggccatcGCCCGCTCATGCACCTCCGGCAGTCGCCAGTCgggcagcacaacaacaacaacagccaccataacaacaacaatagcaacacCACCTTCCTCCATAGCCACAAAGTAGTTAACATTGATTACCAGG AGTCGCCCAGCACAACGCAGCCCCTGTCAGcggccgcagcaacagcagcagccgcatcaCCAGGCGCCACATCCTCCACCACGATGCCGGaggccaagaccaagaccacaCCAACGAAACGATCGCGTCGCCCACAGCGCGGCTCTGGCCGTGGCACATGCCACACAACCACTGCCACTCCGTTAATGCCGCCTCGATCGTTTGCAATTGGGGAACTGATTTGGGGTCCGGCACGGGGCCATCCAGCCTGGCCCGGGAAAATCGTCAAGATGCCCGACGGCGTGTGCACGCCCTCGCAGCAGTTCGACCACGTTTGGGTGCAGTGgttcggcggcggcggccgctCCACCTCCGAGCTGATTCCGGTCAACTCGTTGCAAAGCCTCTCCGAGGGTCTAGAGGCGCATCACAAGGCCCAAAAGGACACCAGAAA GAGCCGCAAACTGAACTCGCAACTCGAGCGGGCTATACAAGAAGCAATGACTGAGTTGGATAATATTTCAGCCTCCTCGACACCCACATCCGTagccacagcggcagcagcatcctcATCTTCATCCGCTGCTTCTCCTCCGGCAGCAGGaccagcagcatcggcagcatcagcagcagccgcagtaATTCAGCCATCGCCGCCACAGCCCTCTTCAacgaacaacaaaataaatggaCTGGCGCGGAGCAAGCGCCAGCAGGCCAGCACAAGTGGAGCCAACAGCATGGTGCTGACCGCCAGCACGGCGGCCACGCTGAGTGGCCTCttcaatcagcagcagcaacagcagcagcagcgagccAAGCCCATACGCATTGCGCCCGCTCCACCATCCGCTTCAGTGGGCATGGGAACAGCAGGGGCAACAGTCACGGCAGtgactgccagcggaggatCTGAACTTGCGCCTGGGGGCAGGACGGAGATCCTGAAGCTGGCCAAATGA